From a single Brassica rapa cultivar Chiifu-401-42 chromosome A01, CAAS_Brap_v3.01, whole genome shotgun sequence genomic region:
- the LOC103831878 gene encoding catalase-2 isoform X1, with translation MDPYKYRPASSYNSPFFTTNSGAPVWNNNSSMTVGPRGPILLEDYHLVEKLANFDRERIPERVVHARGASAKGFFEVTHDISNLTCADFLRAPGVQTPLIVRFSTVIHERGSPETLRDPRGFAVKFYTREGNFDLVGNNIPVFFIRDGMKFPDMVHALKPNPKSHIQENWRVMDFFSHHPESLNMFTFLFDDIGIPQDYRHMEGSGVNTYMLINKSGKAHYVKFHWKPTCGVKSLLEEDAVRVGGTNHSHATQDLYDSIAAGNYPEWKLFIQTMDPADEDKFDFDPLDVTKTWPEELLPLQPVGRMVLNKNIDNFFAENEQLAFCPAIIVPGIYYSDDKLLQTRVFSYADTQRHRLGPNYLQLPVNSPKCSHHNNHHEGFMNFMHRDEEVNYFPSRYDPVRHAEKYPTPPAVCSGKRERCVIEKENNFKEPGERYRSFTPERQERFIGRWIDALSDPRITHEIRSIWISYWSQADKSLGQKLASRLNVRPNI, from the exons ATGGATCCTTACAAG TACCGGCCGGCGAGTTCTTACAACTCTCCATTCTTCACCACCAACTCTGGTGCTCCTGTATGGAACAACAACTCCTCCATGACCGTTGGACCtagag GTCCCATCCTTCTTGAGGATTACCATCTGGTCGAGAAGCTAGCCAACTTCGACAGGGAGCGTATACCCGAGCGTGTGGTTCACGCTAGAGGAGCCAGTGCTAAAGGTTTCTTCGAGGTCACTCATGACATCTCCAACCTCACATGTGCCGACTTCCTCAGAGCACCAGGCGTTCAAACTCCACTCATTGTCCGTTTCTCTACCGTCATCCACGAGCGTGGAAGTCCCGAGACCTTGAGAGATCCTCGTGGTTTCGCAGTCAAGTTCTACACCAGagag GGAAACTTTGATCTTGTCGGAAACAACATCCCTGTCTTCTTCATCCGAGACGGGATGAAGTTCCCTGACATGGTCCACGCCCTCAAACCAAACCCCAAATCTCACATCCAAGAGAACTGGAGAGTCATGGACTTCTTCTCACACCACCCTGAGAGCTTAAACATGTTCACTTTCCTCTTCGACGACATCGGCATCCCTCAAGACTACAGGCACATGGAAGGCTCAGGCGTCAACACATACATGCTCATCAACAAATCCGGCAAAGCTCACTACGTCAAGTTCCACTGGAAACCAACTTGCGGAGTCAAGTCTCTACTAGAAGAAGATGCAGTCCGTGTAGGAGGAACCAACCACAGCCACGCCACCCAGGACCTTTACGACTCCATTGCCGCTGGAAACTACCCTGAGTGGAAGCTCTTTATCCAGACAATGGATCCTGCTGATGAGGACAAGTTCGACTTTGATCCTCTCGATGTGACCAAGACCTGGCCTGAGGAACTTTTGCCTCTTCAGCCCGTTGGGCGTATGGTGTTGAACAAGAACATTGATAACTTCTTTGCGGAGAATGAGCAGCTTGCCTTCTGTCCTGCTATCATTGTTCCGGGGATATACTACTCTGATGATAAGCTGCTTCAGACGCGTGTCTTCTCTTATGCCGATACTCAGAGACACCGCCTTGGACCGAACTACCTTCAGCTGCCGGTTAATTCCCCTAAATGTTCCCACCATAACAACCATCATGAGGGGTTCATGAACTTCATGCACAGGGACGAGGAG GTTAACTACTTCCCATCGAGGTATGATCCGGTTCGTCATGCTGAGAAGTATCCAACTCCACCTGCTGTCTGCTCTGGGAAACGTGAGAGG tGTGTTATTGAGAAGGAGAACAACTTCAAGGAGCCTGGAGAGAGATACCGTTCCTTCACACCAGAGAG GCAAGAACGTTTCATCGGCCGATGGATTGATGCCTTATCCGACCCTCGCATCACACATGAAATCCGCAGCATCTGGATCTCTTACTGGTCTCAG GCTGACAAGTCGCTGGGACAGAAGCTGGCGAGCCGTCTGAACGTGAGACCAAACATCTAA
- the LOC103831878 gene encoding catalase-2 isoform X2, which translates to MTVGPRGPILLEDYHLVEKLANFDRERIPERVVHARGASAKGFFEVTHDISNLTCADFLRAPGVQTPLIVRFSTVIHERGSPETLRDPRGFAVKFYTREGNFDLVGNNIPVFFIRDGMKFPDMVHALKPNPKSHIQENWRVMDFFSHHPESLNMFTFLFDDIGIPQDYRHMEGSGVNTYMLINKSGKAHYVKFHWKPTCGVKSLLEEDAVRVGGTNHSHATQDLYDSIAAGNYPEWKLFIQTMDPADEDKFDFDPLDVTKTWPEELLPLQPVGRMVLNKNIDNFFAENEQLAFCPAIIVPGIYYSDDKLLQTRVFSYADTQRHRLGPNYLQLPVNSPKCSHHNNHHEGFMNFMHRDEEVNYFPSRYDPVRHAEKYPTPPAVCSGKRERCVIEKENNFKEPGERYRSFTPERQERFIGRWIDALSDPRITHEIRSIWISYWSQADKSLGQKLASRLNVRPNI; encoded by the exons ATGACCGTTGGACCtagag GTCCCATCCTTCTTGAGGATTACCATCTGGTCGAGAAGCTAGCCAACTTCGACAGGGAGCGTATACCCGAGCGTGTGGTTCACGCTAGAGGAGCCAGTGCTAAAGGTTTCTTCGAGGTCACTCATGACATCTCCAACCTCACATGTGCCGACTTCCTCAGAGCACCAGGCGTTCAAACTCCACTCATTGTCCGTTTCTCTACCGTCATCCACGAGCGTGGAAGTCCCGAGACCTTGAGAGATCCTCGTGGTTTCGCAGTCAAGTTCTACACCAGagag GGAAACTTTGATCTTGTCGGAAACAACATCCCTGTCTTCTTCATCCGAGACGGGATGAAGTTCCCTGACATGGTCCACGCCCTCAAACCAAACCCCAAATCTCACATCCAAGAGAACTGGAGAGTCATGGACTTCTTCTCACACCACCCTGAGAGCTTAAACATGTTCACTTTCCTCTTCGACGACATCGGCATCCCTCAAGACTACAGGCACATGGAAGGCTCAGGCGTCAACACATACATGCTCATCAACAAATCCGGCAAAGCTCACTACGTCAAGTTCCACTGGAAACCAACTTGCGGAGTCAAGTCTCTACTAGAAGAAGATGCAGTCCGTGTAGGAGGAACCAACCACAGCCACGCCACCCAGGACCTTTACGACTCCATTGCCGCTGGAAACTACCCTGAGTGGAAGCTCTTTATCCAGACAATGGATCCTGCTGATGAGGACAAGTTCGACTTTGATCCTCTCGATGTGACCAAGACCTGGCCTGAGGAACTTTTGCCTCTTCAGCCCGTTGGGCGTATGGTGTTGAACAAGAACATTGATAACTTCTTTGCGGAGAATGAGCAGCTTGCCTTCTGTCCTGCTATCATTGTTCCGGGGATATACTACTCTGATGATAAGCTGCTTCAGACGCGTGTCTTCTCTTATGCCGATACTCAGAGACACCGCCTTGGACCGAACTACCTTCAGCTGCCGGTTAATTCCCCTAAATGTTCCCACCATAACAACCATCATGAGGGGTTCATGAACTTCATGCACAGGGACGAGGAG GTTAACTACTTCCCATCGAGGTATGATCCGGTTCGTCATGCTGAGAAGTATCCAACTCCACCTGCTGTCTGCTCTGGGAAACGTGAGAGG tGTGTTATTGAGAAGGAGAACAACTTCAAGGAGCCTGGAGAGAGATACCGTTCCTTCACACCAGAGAG GCAAGAACGTTTCATCGGCCGATGGATTGATGCCTTATCCGACCCTCGCATCACACATGAAATCCGCAGCATCTGGATCTCTTACTGGTCTCAG GCTGACAAGTCGCTGGGACAGAAGCTGGCGAGCCGTCTGAACGTGAGACCAAACATCTAA
- the LOC103831976 gene encoding uncharacterized protein LOC103831976, with product MERLLQPPSSSTISSPKFHSRASPFLSRLRSSSLGFVSSRRVSSVSCSSSFWNQSACTTKRCNLATNSVNGESKPNPGSLQRIVGAVSEKRKALSTGTVILISAVATLLLNPLLAPPAFASFQTAAKTGWLASAWTGFLAGCLHTLSGPDHLAALAPLSIGRTKMESAAVGALWGCGHDAGQVIFGLLFLLLKDRLHIEVLQTWGTRIVGLTLVIIGAMGIKEASEAPEPCVALETDMSGMVPAEKEALSPPKKKKIGFATFATGVVHGLQPDALMIVLPALALPSRLAGSAFLIMFLVGTVVAMGSYTAFIGSCSEALKEKVPRITEKLTWVSSLVAIGLGLGIVISPFFGFSLY from the exons ATGGAGAGGCTTCTGCAACCACCGTCTTCCTCCACGATTTCATCTCCCAAATTCCACTCGAGGGCTTCTCCTTTCCTCTCCCGTCTCCGCTCGTCGAGCCTCGGCTTCGTCTCCTCGCGCCGAGTCAGCTCAGTTTCGTGCAGCAGCAGCTTCTGGAACCAATCGGCTTGTACGACTAAGAGATGTAATCTAGCTACCAATTCCGTGAATGGAGAATCGAAACCTAATCCTGGATCTCTCCAAAGGATCGTGGGGGCAGTTTCTGAGAAACGAAAG GCATTATCTACTGGAACGGTGATACTAATCTCTGCAGTAGCTACTCTTCTTCTCAACCCTCTCCTTGCACCACCTGCTTTCGCCAGCTTCCAAACAGCAGCTAAAACCGGATGGCTAGCAAGCGCCTGGACTGGCTTCCTCGCCGGTTGCTTACACACTCTCTCAGGACCAGATCACCTCGCCGCTCTAGCTCCGCTTTCGATCGGACGCACGAAAATGGAGAGCGCTGCAGTTGGAGCTCTCTGGGGATGCGGGCACGACGCTGGTCAAGTCATCTTCGGCTTACTCTTTCTCCTACTCAAAGACCGTCTCCACATCGAGGTGCTGCAGACTTGGGGGACAAGAATCGTGGGGCTGACGCTTGTCATCATCGGTGCTATGGGGATCAAAGAAGCTTCGGAGGCTCCAGAGCCTTGCGTGGCGTTGGAAACCGACATGAGCGGGATGGTGCCCGCAGAGAAAGAAGCTTTATCCCCGcctaaaaagaagaagatagggTTTGCTACGTTTGCGACCGGAGTGGTTCACGGGCTGCAGCCTGATGCGTTGATGATTGTGTTGCCTGCGTTAGCTCTGCCGTCTCGGTTAGCAGGGTCTGCGTTTCTGATAATGTTTCTGGTGGGAACGGTTGTGGCGATGGGGAGCTACACGGCGTTTATAGGGTCTTGTAGTGAGGCGTTGAAAGAGAAGGTGCCGAGGATCACAGAGAAGCTGACTTGGGTTTCGTCTCTGGTTGCTATTGGTCTTGGATTGGGGATTGTCATCAGCCCTTTCTTTGGTTTTAGCCTCTACtga
- the LOC103832075 gene encoding probable BOI-related E3 ubiquitin-protein ligase 2, giving the protein MAIQTQLNYNASNVINQIVMDELYMNNNNQQHALFNQQSFLDALMEKQRQEIDQFIRTQSERLRYALREQRRQETETLLRQMEAKALVLMTRKEEEMSRALSKNMELEDLLRRMEAENQTWQRMARESEATVATLSSTLEQVKERAVTCCKDEGSCCGGGDDSVPGKRMSGSCLNCGSDGETRVLFLPCRHLCCCTECEAGLVVCPICSTPKKNRIEAITF; this is encoded by the exons ATGGCGATACAAACGCAGTTGAATTACAACGCTTCGAACGTTATTAACCAAATCGTGATGGACGAGTTGTACATGAACAATAACAACCAACAACATGCTCTGTTTAATCAACAGAGCTTTTTAGACGCTCTTATGGAGAAACAGAGGCAAGAGATCGACCAGTTCATCAGAACACAG AGCGAGAGGTTGAGATACGCGTTGCGAGAACAGAGGAGGCAAGAGACGGAGACTCTGCTGAGGCAAATGGAGGCGAAAGCTTTGGTTTTGATGACGCGGAAGGAAGAAGAGATGTCGAGAGCGCTGAGCAAGAACATGGAGCTCGAGGATCTGCTGAGGAGAATGGAAGCTGAGAACCAAACGTGGCAGAGGATGGCTCGCGAGAGCGAAGCAACGGTCGCGACGCTTAGCTCCACGTTGGAACAGGTGAAAGAGAGAGCTGTGACGTGTTGCAAGGACGAAGGGTCGTGCTGCGGAGGAGGAGATGATAGTGTTCCGGGGAAGAGGATGAGTGGTTCTTGTTTGAATTGTGGGTCTGATGGAGAGACGAGAGTGCTGTTTCTGCCGTGTAGGCATCTCTGTTGCTGCACGGAGTGCGAGGCTGGACTTGTTGTTTGTCCAATCTGTAGCACTCCCAAGAAGAATAGAATCGAGGCCATTACTTTCTAG